From the Clavibacter phaseoli genome, one window contains:
- a CDS encoding nucleoside deaminase, whose product MAVALDEARACADTGDVPVGAVVVDASGVVIGRGRNLREARQDPTAHAEVEALRAAAEATGDRHLVGTTLVVTLEPCVMCAGAILAARVPRVVFGPWDEKAGAAGSLYDVLRDRRLPHRAEVFSGVAAGECAELLDAFFAARRLDAGAVSPGD is encoded by the coding sequence ATGGCCGTGGCGCTCGACGAGGCCCGGGCCTGCGCTGACACCGGGGACGTGCCCGTGGGCGCGGTCGTGGTCGACGCGTCCGGGGTGGTGATCGGGCGCGGGCGGAACCTCCGCGAGGCCAGGCAGGATCCCACCGCGCACGCCGAGGTGGAGGCCCTGCGCGCCGCGGCGGAGGCCACCGGCGACCGGCACCTCGTGGGCACGACGCTGGTCGTCACGCTCGAGCCGTGCGTGATGTGCGCGGGCGCGATCCTCGCGGCCCGGGTGCCGCGCGTGGTCTTCGGCCCGTGGGACGAGAAGGCGGGCGCGGCCGGATCCCTCTACGACGTGCTGCGCGACCGGCGGCTGCCGCATCGCGCGGAGGTGTTCTCGGGCGTGGCGGCGGGGGAGTGCGCGGAGCTGCTGGACGCGTTCTTCGCCGCGCGCCGGCTCGACGCCGGCGCCGTCTCTCCGGGCGACTGA